One Myxococcota bacterium genomic region harbors:
- a CDS encoding PBP1A family penicillin-binding protein, with product MAGGGRRSSGSRKASASKARKRGGKRREPARPASPRWMRAVGWAVLIVSFTAGFVSVGAVLALDRQVRARLDHVQFRVPSRVYSAPTILYPGFPWKAFGLRETLERLGYRETDPRERLPRGQFVWSDSELRVHLRAFAHPSRPEPARDVVLRLGKTTIRDIREHDGGSKLGAVLLEPEHLGAYYGPSREQRELVRLNDLPEHLVDAVLAVEDQRFESHAGIDVRRIVGALLANLRAGRVAQGGSTLTQQLVKNFFLSPERTFQRKLTEAVMALLVEARYEKDAILEAYLNEIYLGQRGATAVHGVGEAARLYFGKPASRLSVAESGLIAAIIQSPNGISPHRDPERARKRRDLVLDLMHKQGRLEEVDHARAVGTPLRLARVTTESGDTRFFLDHLHRQLRDTYGESQLTEAGLRIYSTLDHRLQRIAADALREGLARIEKRRPKLVSDDPKRQLQGCLVALRPQTGELLALVGGRDYRRSQFDRCTQAKRQPGSVFKPFVYIAGLEPRGSGPAITLASVLDDSPLELQTPEGRWRPQNHDGTFNDEVGVREAMERSLNVATVRLADEVGLRQVVRVARRLGIESTLPAVPSLALGTAEISPLELARAYATIANGGVRPETQTIEDVVDQEEAVLERREMRYQRVLDAGTAYLATSLLEGVATRGTAAAVRRGGLRGPIAAKTGTTDAEKDLWFVGFTPDVVAVVWVGFDDPRSVGLSSSSGALPIWRDFIRGATGGRVRGAFRRPKNLEEAEIAPSSGALALADCPERRTEVFLPGTLPTGVCPDGADGDERRIHRRFMRWLRERI from the coding sequence GTGGCAGGCGGGGGACGTCGCAGCTCGGGATCGCGCAAGGCGAGCGCGTCGAAGGCGCGCAAGCGCGGCGGGAAGCGCCGGGAGCCGGCTCGTCCGGCGTCGCCGCGCTGGATGCGCGCGGTCGGCTGGGCCGTGCTGATCGTGTCGTTCACGGCCGGGTTCGTGAGCGTCGGTGCGGTGCTGGCCCTCGACCGGCAGGTCCGCGCTCGGCTCGACCACGTCCAGTTCCGCGTGCCCTCCCGCGTCTACTCGGCGCCGACCATCCTGTATCCGGGTTTCCCGTGGAAGGCCTTCGGGCTGCGCGAGACCCTCGAGCGGCTGGGCTACCGGGAAACCGATCCGCGCGAGCGGCTTCCTCGGGGGCAGTTCGTGTGGAGCGACTCGGAGCTGCGGGTCCACCTGCGCGCCTTCGCCCACCCGTCACGCCCCGAACCCGCCCGCGACGTGGTGTTGCGCCTGGGAAAGACGACGATCCGCGACATCCGGGAGCACGACGGCGGCAGCAAGTTGGGTGCGGTGCTCCTGGAGCCCGAGCACCTCGGGGCCTACTACGGACCGTCGCGCGAGCAGCGCGAACTCGTGCGTCTCAACGATCTGCCCGAGCATCTGGTCGATGCGGTGTTGGCCGTCGAAGACCAGCGCTTCGAGAGCCACGCCGGGATCGACGTGCGCCGGATCGTGGGCGCCCTGCTCGCCAACTTGCGGGCGGGTCGGGTCGCCCAGGGCGGCAGCACGCTGACCCAGCAGCTCGTGAAGAACTTCTTCCTGTCTCCCGAGCGCACCTTTCAGCGGAAGCTCACCGAAGCGGTGATGGCCCTGCTGGTCGAAGCCCGGTACGAGAAGGACGCGATCCTCGAGGCGTACCTGAACGAGATCTACCTCGGGCAGCGCGGTGCCACGGCGGTGCACGGCGTCGGCGAGGCCGCGCGCCTGTATTTCGGGAAACCGGCGTCGCGACTGTCGGTGGCCGAGTCGGGCTTGATCGCGGCGATCATCCAGAGCCCCAACGGGATCTCCCCCCATCGCGACCCGGAGCGTGCGCGCAAACGTCGCGACCTGGTGCTCGACCTGATGCACAAACAAGGGCGACTCGAGGAGGTCGACCACGCGCGGGCCGTCGGTACTCCTCTGCGATTGGCGCGCGTCACGACGGAATCCGGCGACACGCGTTTCTTCCTCGATCACTTGCACCGCCAGCTCCGCGATACCTACGGGGAGTCCCAGCTCACGGAAGCGGGCCTGCGGATCTACTCGACCCTCGATCATCGCCTGCAGCGCATCGCGGCGGACGCGCTGCGCGAGGGGTTGGCGCGCATCGAGAAGCGCCGACCGAAGCTGGTGAGCGACGATCCCAAGCGACAGCTGCAAGGGTGCCTGGTCGCGTTGCGGCCCCAGACCGGCGAGTTGTTGGCGCTGGTCGGCGGACGGGACTACCGACGCTCGCAGTTCGATCGCTGCACGCAAGCGAAGCGGCAGCCCGGCAGCGTCTTCAAACCCTTCGTCTACATCGCGGGACTCGAACCGCGCGGGAGCGGTCCGGCGATCACACTGGCGAGTGTGCTCGACGACTCGCCCCTCGAGTTGCAGACGCCGGAAGGGCGCTGGCGACCCCAGAACCACGACGGGACCTTCAATGACGAGGTCGGGGTGCGCGAAGCGATGGAGCGTTCCCTGAACGTGGCCACGGTCCGGCTGGCCGACGAGGTGGGGCTGCGCCAGGTGGTGCGGGTGGCGCGCCGTCTCGGGATCGAGAGCACCCTGCCGGCGGTTCCCAGCCTGGCGCTCGGCACCGCCGAGATCTCCCCGCTGGAACTGGCGCGCGCCTACGCGACGATCGCGAACGGCGGCGTGCGTCCCGAGACCCAGACCATCGAGGACGTCGTCGACCAGGAGGAGGCAGTCCTGGAGCGGCGCGAGATGAGGTACCAGCGTGTGCTCGACGCGGGGACGGCCTACCTCGCGACGTCGCTGCTCGAAGGCGTCGCCACCCGCGGGACGGCGGCGGCCGTTCGCCGCGGCGGCCTGCGCGGACCGATCGCGGCGAAGACCGGGACCACCGATGCCGAGAAGGACCTGTGGTTCGTGGGGTTCACCCCCGACGTCGTCGCCGTCGTCTGGGTGGGCTTCGACGATCCGCGCAGCGTCGGACTCTCCAGCAGCTCGGGTGCGCTTCCGATCTGGCGCGACTTCATCCGGGGGGCGACGGGGGGCCGGGTGCGCGGTGCCTTCCGCAGGCCGAAGAATCTCGAAGAAGCCGAGATCGCCCCGTCGTCGGGTGCACTCGCCCTCGCCGATTGCCCCGAACGCCGCACCGAGGTGTTCCTCCCCGGGACGCTCCCCACCGGGGTGTGCCCCGACGGGGCCGATGGCGACGAGCGGCGCATCCACCGCCGCTTCATGCGCTGGCTCCGCGAACGCATCTGA
- the lspA gene encoding signal peptidase II yields the protein MTPKHWFTAVAFAIALPLDLITKILVDRNLTYADRIPVIEGFFYLTHVRNPGAAFGLFADSDPQIRLTLFIGVSIVALFIVFSFFRQLAPGDRLSALALGLILGGAVGNLIDRVTRGEVVDFLHFRLWRGFSWPDFNLADAFIVTGVGILVLELLASEGEDRASEEPDESAS from the coding sequence ATGACCCCGAAGCACTGGTTCACCGCGGTTGCGTTCGCGATCGCCCTGCCGCTCGACCTGATCACGAAGATCCTGGTCGACCGCAATCTCACCTACGCCGATCGCATTCCCGTGATCGAGGGGTTCTTTTACCTCACCCATGTGCGTAATCCGGGCGCCGCGTTCGGGCTGTTCGCCGATAGCGATCCTCAGATCCGACTCACTTTGTTCATCGGTGTGTCGATCGTGGCGCTGTTCATCGTGTTCTCGTTCTTCCGACAGCTGGCCCCGGGGGATCGATTGTCCGCGCTCGCGTTGGGTTTGATCCTCGGGGGTGCCGTCGGAAACCTGATCGATCGCGTGACGCGTGGCGAAGTGGTCGACTTCTTGCACTTCAGACTCTGGCGCGGTTTCTCGTGGCCGGATTTCAACCTCGCCGATGCGTTCATCGTCACCGGCGTCGGCATCCTCGTCCTCGAGTTGCTCGCCAGCGAAGGCGAAGATCGCGCGAGCGAGGAACCCGACGAGTCCGCGTCCTAG
- a CDS encoding IclR family transcriptional regulator, translating to MSKKPKSDYAIQTVSNALRLLDTFREEDEIGVAELARRLRLHKNNVFRLLATLEQSGYIEQCPTTDRYRLGLACHALGQAFSRARPLLERGRPVLAKLLEASGETVHLAVRDGFEVVHLDGRAPQREITTGVRTGRRAPLHCTALGKVLLGCSPERLWGSFEEAIVSRGKLPQRTSKTIEHRDKFFEHLHSVASHGYALDLGEFEVGLGCAAAPIHSEDGEVVAALSVSAPLFRCGEEGVAGDLRRQVVTAAEELSAAMGYQA from the coding sequence GTGTCGAAGAAGCCCAAGAGCGACTACGCCATCCAGACCGTGTCCAATGCACTCCGATTGTTGGACACCTTCCGTGAGGAAGACGAAATCGGTGTCGCGGAACTCGCGCGGCGCCTCCGCCTCCACAAGAACAACGTGTTCCGACTTCTCGCCACGCTCGAGCAGTCGGGATACATCGAGCAGTGTCCCACCACCGATCGCTATCGCCTCGGCCTGGCTTGCCATGCCCTGGGGCAGGCGTTCTCTCGGGCGCGTCCGCTCCTCGAGCGCGGGCGTCCGGTCCTCGCGAAGCTGCTCGAAGCCTCCGGGGAGACGGTGCACCTGGCCGTGCGCGACGGGTTCGAGGTCGTGCACCTCGACGGCCGCGCTCCCCAGCGTGAGATCACCACGGGGGTGCGGACGGGACGCCGCGCGCCGCTCCACTGCACCGCACTCGGGAAGGTCCTGCTCGGTTGCTCGCCCGAGCGGCTGTGGGGCTCTTTCGAGGAGGCGATCGTCTCCCGCGGGAAGCTCCCTCAGCGCACGTCGAAGACGATCGAGCACCGAGACAAGTTCTTCGAGCACCTCCACAGCGTGGCCAGCCACGGCTACGCCCTCGACCTCGGCGAGTTCGAGGTCGGCCTCGGCTGCGCGGCCGCGCCGATCCACTCGGAAGACGGCGAGGTCGTGGCCGCGCTCTCGGTGTCGGCCCCGCTCTTCCGCTGCGGCGAGGAGGGCGTCGCCGGCGACCTGCGTCGCCAGGTGGTCACGGCGGCCGAGGAGCTCTCGGCTGCGATGGGATACCAGGCCTGA